The sequence below is a genomic window from Gossypium hirsutum isolate 1008001.06 chromosome A11, Gossypium_hirsutum_v2.1, whole genome shotgun sequence.
aaactGACGTGGATAATTGTCAAAACTCCCCGTTTCACTAATGTGCTACGCTCCGTTTTATTACTTCTTTCTCACCCACAACAGTATTGCCTTCCCAAAAAAAATCCTTGTCCTCAAGGATAGAATTGAGGATATTTGGCCTGCAGCAAAGACAGAACTTCCCAAGTTGCATCCTCAGGAAAGGAATCAACCCATTCAACAAGAACTTCGGTAACAGCTTGATTTCCCCTTTTTACGATCCTCCTATCCACCACTCTAACTGGTTCTTTCTGTAAAGCCCCATGAGCATCCACCAAAGGTAGCTGAGCTTGAGATGGAGTCACCCCAATATGTTTCTTTAACTGAGACACATGAAAAGTTGGATGAATCCGAGAACCCTGAGGTAATTGCAACGTATAAGCCACTTCCCCGACCTTCTTGATCACTCGAAAAGGGCCATAATATTTGGGAGATAGCTTTTGATTGACGACTTTTCTGAGAGATTGCTGCCTATATGGTTGTAGCTTCAAGTATACCAAATCACCCACTTGAAAACTTCTCTCAGTTCTATGCTTGTCCGCAAACTGTTTCATGCGAGTCTAAGCCCGTTTTAGGTGGAAATGCAATAATTTTTGCGCAGCTTCTCGAGCTTGCAGACTTCTGTCAACCACTGCCACCGAAGAAGCTCCAGCTAAGTACGGCATATGCGGCGGTGGAGGctgtccatacaaagcttcataaagAGTTAGCCGAATAGACGAATGAAAAGAAGAATTGTACCACCATTCTGCTAATGGTAACCAATGAAACCAATTGGCAGGAGTCTCCCCAGTCATGCACCGCAAGTAATTCTCAAGACACCGATTCAAGACCTCTGTTTGCCCATCTGTTTGAGGGTGGTATGCTGTTGATAGTAGCAGTTTGGTTCCTGATCGATGAAATAGCTCCTGCCAAAATCGGCTAACAAAGATTTTGTCCCTGTCAGAGATGATTGAATCAGGCATACCATGGAGCTTGTAGACATGGTTCATATATTCTTAAGCTACCTCTTTAGCTGTGTAAGGGTGAGATAAGCCTAAAAAATGTCCATATTTGGTCAAATGGTCTACCACAACCAGGATAGAGTTTCTTCGGTTAGAGTTTGGTAAGCCCTCGATAAAGTCTAGGCTAACCGTCGCCCAAGCCCGATCCGGAATAGGCAGAGGCTGAAGAAGTCCTGGAGAAGCTACCGATTCCCCCATGCATTTCTGACAAATCGAGCATTCACGTATCCAACGTTTTACATCAGTTGTTAAGCCCTTCCAATACAGCAAACTAGCCATTCTTTTCTTGGTCGCATGCACCCCCGAATGTCCACCAACAGCACTGGCATGGAAATGGGAAAATAATTCTTATCGCAACTGTAGATTTCTTCCTACCACAATCTTCCCCTTCCTGCGTAGAAAACGACCGTCCCAATAATATTTGTGATTGGCCAACTTGGACTGTTGAGCGTCTTCCACAACCTTCTGTAGCTTAACATCCGACTGATAGGATTGCTGCACCTGTTGTAAAAGTTCGGATATAATAGAACTGGTGGACAAGTGAAAAATCTGACCTTCCTCTGATTTGAGCTGTCGAGAGAGAGCATCAGCAACCTTATTGTTGGCTCCTCATCTATATAAAACTTCAAAGTCATAGCCGAGCATCTTAGCAACCTATCGTTGTTGGAAAGGTGTAATGGCTACCTGGTCCGATAGAAAACGCAGGCTTTGATGGTCAGTCCGAATCTTGAAATGTCTCCCCACCAGGTAAGAATGCCATTCTGGAACTGCTAATAACACTGCCAACATCTCTTTTTCGTATATAGATAAATCCTGATGTCGTACTCCTAGAGCCTTGCTAAAATATGCCACCGGTCTCCCCTGCTGTTGCAACACGGCTCCCACCCCAGTTCCACTGGCGTCAGTATCTAGATTTGTGAGCAAAGAAAGCCAACTTGGAAACTTGGCATCACCCCTCCATCCTCCAATACAGAGCTCCTTCAAATTAGGATGGGGCTGGAGGTCTTCAAGTGActtctcatcatcatcatcgttaTCACCATCCCATAGTAAAACCAATGATCTCAAATGTTGCTTCTCTTTGAAATTAGCAGCCTTAAACTTCTCTTTTGCATTTTTTACGAATCCCAAATTTCTTATTGTTAGCTCTCCCCTTAAGTTGTTAAGCAGTCTCAATTCACTTAGATCTGCACCACCATGGGACCCATCTTTATCCACTACAAACGCGCTTAGCTTCTCAAGTGAAGTCAGCTTCCCTATTCCACGTGGCATATGAGTTAAACCATAACAACAATGACACTAAAGATGGGTAAGATTCACCAATCTTTCAATCTTCTTTGGTAATTCTTGAAGCCGATCACACCAATCAAGTTTCAGCGCTTTCAAATTCTGAATCTTGCAAATACTTTTTGGGAAATTCTTAATATGGGGATTCCAAGAAAGATCAAGGTATCTCAAATGTTTCAATTTGTAAATGGAGGGTGAAATATTCTCAAAATCTAAACCATTCAACTTCAATACACGCAAGCATCTACAATTTGCAATCACAAAATCCCAAGTTTCTTGGCTCAAATTTTGAGTTCCCATGTTTGGAGACCGTAACAAGGTTCGCAACTTTTTTCCCTTAAACAAAGGAATTAATGAAGGATTAATTGATATGTGGCGACATTTTTCACCAACATCActtgaaattttatttgaatCTATAATACTACTCTCCATCCCTGCTACTGATTCAGCTAGATCATGCATTAAATCATGTATTTTACATATCATATCCCCATTTCCATATTCTACTAACTCTTGAAAGAAACTTCTTTCAACTAAATCTTTAAAATATCCAAATCTGATCTCCTCGAGAGATTGGCTTGGATTCAGTTGCTTTACGAAACCTTGTGCAATCCAAAATTGAACAAGTGTTCGTACATCAATTTCATGATCTTTTGGATATAGTCGACAGTAAGCAAAACAATGCTTCAAATGGGATGGGAGATGATCATAACTCAACTTAAGTGTAGGTAGAATATATCCTTCAATTTGTGATATTTTAGCAAGTTCATTTTCTTTGAAAGAATGCCACTCATTTACAGTTTTTTTCAAAGATAATGTACCAGCTATTGTCCTTATGGCTAAAGGAACCCCACCACACCTTTCTAAAATTTGTTTCCCTACTTCCACAAACGCTGAACTTGTTGAGTCTACGTATCCTTGCTCAAATGCTATCCTTTTGAACAGAGACCAAGCATCGTTATCAGACAAGCCTTTCAGTTTCAAAACATGAGATTCACATTTATTAGTAATCTCCGCTACCCTTAGAGATCGAGTAGTTACTATTATCCTACTCCCTTTAGCCCCACCCATCAATAACTTCTTTAGACTATACCACTTTCCTGGGTCCTCATTCCAAATGTCATCCAAAACAAGTAAATATTTTTTCCCATCAATTTTAGCTCGAAGTTGTTTTTGCAATTGATCCATT
It includes:
- the LOC107935739 gene encoding putative disease resistance protein RGA3 produces the protein MAEAIAFDLAAELITKLSSFTLSQIGLWWNAKDDLDDLKSTVSTIKVVLLDAEERSVTSQLVKDWLEKLRDVLYDANDLLDDFSTEALRKDLLGGSKLTKEVRLFFSSSNQFAYGLKMGRKMKAIKARLISIGSEAKVFNLVERDRPMETSFMTKKRQQTHSFEREDEIIGRDDDKAALLKLMLEFESEENVYIIPIVGFGGLGKTALAQLVYNHERVKNHFELMMFACVLDDFDVKVIVANIIKSVTDLAPDQNLEMDQLQKQLRAKIDGKKYLLVLDDIWNEDPGKWYSLKKLLMGGAKGSRIIVTTRSLRVAEITNKCESHVLKLKGLSDNDAWSLFKRIAFEQGYVDSTSSAFVEVGKQILERCGGVPLAIRTIAGTLSLKKTVNEWHSFKENELAKISQIEGYILPTLKLSYDHLPSHLKHCFAYCRLYPKDHEIDVRTLVQFWIAQGFVKQLNPSQSLEEIRFGYFKDLVERSFFQELVEYGNGDMICKIHDLMHDLAESVAGMESSIIDSNKISSDVGEKCRHISINPSLIPLFKGKKLRTLLRSPNMGTQNLSQETWDFVIANCRCLRVLKLNGLDFENISPSIYKLKHLRYLDLSWNPHIKNFPKSICKIQNLKALKLDWCDRLQELPKKIERLVNLTHL